A window from Erythrolamprus reginae isolate rEryReg1 chromosome 11, rEryReg1.hap1, whole genome shotgun sequence encodes these proteins:
- the LOC139174537 gene encoding phospholipase A2 inhibitor NAI-like, translating to MRAAGILVLCVFSSILSTVTSLKCQECVGIRTGCEEWSVKEVECNEFCSTTVFNSTINSPLVSHFITKGCSKAEDCFDGLASTTTVHGRFEIARRNCCQTDVCNEGPLLLEDYETLKPNGLQCPGCFALGDDYCEANQTVSCIGEEDQCLTLSGVTLAFNFMEKYTYQGCTTKGSCSHPAGPSLETSGIIVYSVTKLECRNATSPEPDDDQ from the exons ATGAGGGCTGCTGGAATTCTTGTCCTTTGTGTCTTCTCCTCCATCTTGTCAACAG TGACATCTCTAAAGTGTCAGGAATGCGTTGGCATTCGAACTGGATGTGAAGAATGGTCTGTGAAGGAGGTGGAGTGCAATGAATTTTGTTCTACAACAGTTTTTAATTCTACTATAA ACAGTCCGTTGGTTAGCCATTTCATAACCAAGGGATGTTCAAAAGCTGAGGACTGTTTTGATGGCCTCGCCAGCACCACGACAGTACATGGGAGATTTGAGATAGCTAGACGTAACTGTTGCCAGACTGATGTCTGTAATGAAGGACCGCTTCTGT TGGAAGATTATGAAACGCTTAAACCAAATGGGTTACAATGTCCAGGCTGCTTTGCACTAGGTGATGACTATTGTGAAGCCAATCAAACTGTAAGCTGCATTGGTGAAGAGGACCAATGTCTTACCTTAAGTGGTGTCACACTGGCTT TTAATTTCATGGAAAAATACACTTACCAAGGATGCACCACGAAAGGCTCATGTTCCCACCCTGCAGGACCTTCTTTGGAAACCAGTGGGATTATTGTGTACAGTGTCACCAAGCTGGAATGCAGAAATGCAACTTCTCCTGAACCTGATGATGATCAGTGA